The proteins below come from a single Cupriavidus pauculus genomic window:
- a CDS encoding ABC transporter permease, translated as MELLDILSGAPFWVAVLRVGTPLIFGTLGVLLCERAGVLNLGIEGIMVAGAFSGWLAVYHGAPLWGGVAVAAGVGLLFGLLHGVLTVSLALSQHVAGLGVTMLATSLSYYAYRLGFASVSTPPTITPFAPMTWLEGIPVIGRVLGAETALTLLALLLAPVLAWLLYRTPLGLAIRMVGENPAAAEGQGIRVGAMRIGAVMAGSALMAVGGAFLTTSAFNAFFFNMVNGRGWICVALVVFASWRPGRALLGALLFAAFDALQLRLQQGGASLPGLPALPYQFYLMLPYLLSILALVLVARRAAYPQALMKPYRKGER; from the coding sequence ATGGAACTGCTCGATATCCTGTCCGGCGCCCCGTTCTGGGTCGCCGTGCTGCGCGTGGGCACGCCGCTGATCTTCGGCACGCTGGGTGTGCTGCTCTGCGAGCGCGCGGGTGTGCTGAACCTCGGCATCGAAGGCATCATGGTGGCCGGTGCATTCTCGGGCTGGCTGGCCGTGTATCACGGCGCGCCGCTTTGGGGCGGCGTGGCGGTGGCCGCCGGCGTGGGCCTGCTGTTCGGGCTGCTGCATGGCGTGCTGACCGTGTCGCTGGCGCTGTCGCAGCACGTGGCCGGGCTCGGCGTGACGATGCTCGCGACGAGTCTCTCGTACTACGCGTACCGGCTGGGCTTTGCTTCGGTCTCGACGCCGCCGACGATCACGCCGTTCGCGCCGATGACGTGGCTCGAAGGCATTCCCGTGATCGGTCGCGTGCTGGGGGCGGAAACCGCATTGACGCTCCTTGCGCTGCTGCTCGCGCCCGTGCTTGCGTGGCTGCTGTATCGCACGCCACTGGGGCTCGCCATCCGCATGGTCGGCGAGAATCCCGCCGCGGCCGAGGGGCAGGGCATCCGCGTGGGTGCGATGCGCATCGGCGCCGTGATGGCCGGGTCCGCGCTCATGGCCGTGGGCGGCGCGTTCCTGACCACGTCGGCATTCAACGCGTTCTTCTTCAATATGGTGAACGGCCGTGGCTGGATCTGCGTGGCGCTTGTCGTCTTCGCCTCGTGGCGGCCGGGCCGCGCGCTGCTCGGCGCATTGCTGTTCGCGGCGTTCGACGCGCTGCAGTTGCGCCTGCAGCAGGGCGGCGCGAGCCTGCCGGGACTGCCCGCGCTGCCGTATCAGTTCTATCTGATGCTGCCGTATCTGCTGTCGATTCTCGCGCTGGTGCTCGTGGCGCGGCGCGCGGCGTATCCTCAGGCGCTGATGAAGCCGTACCGCAAGGGCGAGCGCTGA
- a CDS encoding amidohydrolase family protein, whose protein sequence is MFDLILRHCTLPDGRKDVDIAIEGGRIAAVEANLAAQANEEIDAAGQLVTPPFVDAHFHMDSTLSFGLPRVNQSGTLLEGIALWGELKPLLTQEALVERALAYCDWAVAKGLLAIRSHVDVCDPRLLAVEALLHVRERVKPYLDLQLVAFPQDGVLRSPYALDNLRRALDMGVDVVGGIPHFERTMADGAASVALLCEEAAARGLRVDMHCDESDDPMSRHIETLASETVRLGLQGRVTGSHLTSMHSMDNYYVSKLLPLMREAGVAAIANPLINITLQGRHDTYPKRRGMTRVPELLAAGVPVAFGHDCVMDPWYSLGTGDMLEVAHMGLHVGQMTGQDAMRACFTAVTETPARILGLEGYGIAPGCRADLVLLQAGDPVEALRLRATRLLVLRAGKIVARTPAATATLDLPGRPSAVDFRLHRG, encoded by the coding sequence ATGTTCGATCTGATCCTGCGTCATTGCACGCTGCCCGACGGCCGCAAGGACGTCGATATCGCCATCGAGGGCGGCCGTATCGCCGCCGTCGAGGCAAACCTCGCGGCACAGGCCAACGAAGAGATCGACGCGGCGGGTCAGCTGGTCACGCCGCCGTTCGTCGATGCGCACTTCCATATGGACTCGACGCTCTCGTTCGGGCTGCCGCGCGTGAACCAGTCCGGCACGCTGCTCGAGGGCATCGCGCTGTGGGGCGAGCTCAAGCCGCTGCTGACGCAGGAGGCGCTCGTGGAGCGCGCGCTCGCGTACTGCGACTGGGCCGTGGCCAAGGGCCTGCTCGCGATTCGCTCGCACGTCGACGTCTGCGATCCGCGGCTGCTGGCCGTGGAGGCGCTGCTGCACGTGCGCGAACGCGTCAAGCCGTATCTGGATCTGCAGCTGGTGGCATTCCCGCAGGACGGCGTGCTGCGGTCGCCGTACGCGCTGGACAACCTGCGGCGCGCGCTCGATATGGGCGTGGATGTGGTCGGCGGTATTCCGCATTTCGAACGCACGATGGCGGACGGTGCCGCTTCGGTGGCGCTGCTGTGCGAGGAAGCCGCCGCGCGCGGCCTGCGCGTGGACATGCATTGCGACGAGAGCGACGATCCGATGTCGCGGCATATCGAGACGCTGGCCAGCGAGACGGTGCGACTCGGCCTGCAGGGACGCGTGACCGGGTCGCACCTGACGTCGATGCATTCGATGGACAACTACTACGTGTCCAAGCTGCTGCCGCTGATGCGCGAGGCGGGGGTGGCCGCGATTGCCAACCCGCTGATCAACATCACGCTGCAGGGCCGGCACGATACGTATCCGAAGCGGCGCGGGATGACGCGTGTGCCGGAACTGCTGGCCGCTGGCGTGCCGGTGGCGTTCGGGCACGACTGCGTGATGGATCCCTGGTACAGCCTCGGCACGGGCGACATGCTCGAGGTCGCGCATATGGGACTGCACGTGGGGCAGATGACGGGGCAGGACGCGATGCGTGCGTGCTTTACCGCGGTAACGGAGACGCCGGCGCGCATTCTCGGACTCGAAGGCTATGGCATCGCGCCCGGCTGCCGCGCGGATCTGGTACTGCTGCAGGCGGGCGATCCGGTCGAGGCGCTGCGTCTGCGCGCGACGCGTTTGCTCGTGCTGCGCGCGGGCAAGATCGTGGCACGCACGCCGGCGGCCACGGCGACGCTCGATCTGCCGGGACGCCCTTCGGCCGTCGACTTCCGTCTGCATCGCGGGTGA
- a CDS encoding ABC transporter ATP-binding protein: MSNSPPPVLRLTGITKRFGSLVANDDISLELHRGEVLALLGENGAGKSTLVNILFGHYVADAGTVEIDGQPLPPGQPRAALAAGIGMVHQHFTLADNLSVLDNILIGTEPLWRWRQQRGAARARVQEIAARFGLAVDPQARVGALSVGERQRVEIIKALYRGARVLILDEPTAVLTPQEVDSLFGTLAQLIAEGLSVVFISHKLDEVMRVSHRVAVLRGGKLVSTGATRETSKAELAERMVGRRVEMPVRDASRTVGEVVAKLDRVSVAAGDGHGALTDISLTLHAGEIVGIAGVSGNGQVALAELMSGIATPSHGSVTLGGQPLAAVPRKWIEAGVARIPEDRHAQGTVGDLSLWENAITEQLGNPAFVRGGVIRRGAARAFTRGLIERFDVRGGGAEVAARNLSGGNMQKLILGRALSVRGDRAPRLVVASQPTWGLDIGAVAYVRRQLLEAAAQGAAVLLISEDLDELRALADRVAVIHSGHLTAARPTEAWTLASLGLAMAGEGHGEAHANDRMEAIDAA, from the coding sequence ATGTCGAATTCCCCACCGCCGGTGCTGCGCCTGACCGGTATCACCAAACGCTTCGGCAGCCTCGTCGCCAACGACGATATCTCGCTCGAACTGCATCGCGGCGAGGTGCTCGCGTTGCTCGGCGAGAATGGCGCCGGCAAGAGTACGCTCGTCAATATCCTGTTCGGCCATTACGTGGCCGACGCCGGCACCGTCGAGATCGACGGGCAGCCGTTGCCTCCGGGCCAGCCGCGCGCCGCGCTGGCCGCCGGCATCGGCATGGTCCATCAGCACTTCACGCTCGCGGACAACCTGTCCGTACTGGACAACATCCTCATCGGCACCGAACCGCTGTGGCGCTGGCGCCAGCAGCGCGGCGCCGCGCGCGCACGCGTGCAGGAGATTGCCGCGCGCTTCGGGCTGGCCGTGGATCCGCAGGCGCGCGTGGGCGCGCTGTCGGTGGGCGAGCGTCAGCGGGTGGAAATCATCAAGGCGCTCTATCGTGGCGCGCGGGTGCTGATTCTCGACGAGCCGACCGCCGTGCTCACGCCGCAGGAGGTGGACAGCCTGTTCGGCACGCTCGCGCAGCTGATCGCGGAAGGCCTGTCGGTCGTCTTCATCAGCCACAAGCTCGACGAGGTCATGCGTGTATCCCATCGCGTGGCGGTGCTGCGCGGCGGCAAGCTCGTCTCGACGGGCGCCACGCGGGAGACCAGCAAGGCCGAACTGGCCGAACGGATGGTGGGCCGGCGCGTGGAGATGCCGGTTCGCGACGCCAGCCGCACGGTGGGCGAAGTCGTGGCGAAGCTCGACCGCGTGAGCGTGGCGGCCGGCGACGGCCATGGCGCGCTGACGGACATCTCGCTGACGCTGCATGCGGGCGAGATCGTCGGCATTGCCGGCGTGTCCGGCAACGGGCAGGTGGCGCTGGCCGAACTGATGAGCGGCATCGCGACGCCGTCGCACGGCAGCGTGACCCTCGGGGGCCAGCCGCTTGCGGCCGTGCCGCGGAAATGGATCGAGGCCGGCGTGGCGCGCATTCCCGAAGACCGGCATGCACAAGGCACGGTCGGCGACCTCTCGCTATGGGAGAACGCGATTACGGAACAACTGGGCAATCCCGCCTTCGTGCGCGGCGGCGTCATTCGACGCGGCGCCGCGCGCGCATTCACGCGCGGCCTGATCGAACGCTTCGACGTGCGCGGCGGCGGCGCCGAAGTGGCCGCGCGCAATCTGTCTGGCGGCAATATGCAGAAACTGATTCTCGGCCGCGCGCTGTCGGTGCGCGGCGACCGGGCACCGCGACTCGTCGTCGCGAGCCAGCCGACATGGGGGCTCGATATCGGCGCAGTGGCCTATGTGCGGCGCCAGCTGCTGGAAGCCGCGGCGCAGGGCGCGGCCGTGCTGCTGATTTCCGAAGACCTCGACGAGTTGCGCGCGCTAGCCGATCGCGTCGCGGTGATCCACAGCGGTCACCTGACCGCGGCACGGCCCACCGAGGCCTGGACGCTCGCGTCGCTCGGCCTCGCCATGGCGGGCGAGGGCCACGGCGAAGCACACGCCAACGACCGCATGGAGGCCATCGATGCGGCTTGA
- a CDS encoding DUF1254 domain-containing protein, which yields MNPSIRQLASVVTLAVLISACSTAPPPAPAETAVVQAPSDQAMKSLSAEVFTFGYPLVLMDVTREIMTVKTPINTFSHRRSFFDGAFTDVVTPNADTLYSTAWLDVSREPVVLSLPDTAGRFYLMPMLDAWTNVIASPGKRTTGTRRGAFAIVGPEWKGTLPKGVKEIRSPTAMVWIVGRTQVNSRQDLAAVHRLQDQYRLVPLSVWQKGGRVAPAPAAPRATMIDTESSPAEQVAAMDAQAFFSRLAALLPDNPPAPADAPMVEKMTRMGIVAGEPFKTTVLEPSTARAVQEGATAALTGIAAQVKKAEAGDTGWRVWHEGGGYGTDYVARATVAMMGPDLNLPEDAVYPTARADATGRPFDGGSRYVLHFDKSQLPPVKAFWSLSLYNSQQVFVSNPINRYSIGSRDRLRYNRDGSLDIYIQYDRPANAAQQANWLPAPPDAFNLMLRAYWPDQALLDGDWIPPAVQRVN from the coding sequence ATGAATCCTTCGATACGCCAGCTGGCGAGCGTGGTCACGCTCGCCGTCCTCATATCCGCGTGCTCGACCGCGCCGCCACCCGCGCCTGCCGAGACCGCCGTCGTGCAGGCGCCCTCCGACCAGGCGATGAAGTCGCTCTCTGCCGAGGTCTTCACGTTTGGCTATCCGCTCGTGCTGATGGACGTCACGCGCGAGATCATGACGGTCAAGACGCCAATCAATACCTTCAGTCACCGCCGCTCGTTCTTCGATGGCGCGTTCACGGACGTCGTCACGCCGAATGCCGACACGCTGTATTCGACGGCGTGGCTCGACGTCTCGCGCGAACCCGTCGTGCTGTCGTTACCGGATACCGCCGGCCGCTTCTACCTGATGCCGATGCTCGATGCATGGACCAACGTCATTGCGTCGCCGGGCAAGCGCACGACCGGTACGCGGCGCGGCGCGTTTGCGATCGTCGGGCCCGAGTGGAAGGGCACGTTGCCGAAGGGTGTGAAGGAGATTCGTTCGCCGACGGCGATGGTGTGGATCGTCGGGCGGACGCAGGTCAATAGCCGGCAGGATCTTGCCGCCGTGCATCGTCTGCAGGACCAGTATCGTCTGGTCCCGCTGTCGGTCTGGCAGAAGGGCGGTCGCGTGGCGCCCGCGCCGGCCGCGCCGCGGGCCACGATGATCGATACCGAGTCGTCGCCCGCCGAGCAGGTGGCCGCGATGGACGCGCAGGCCTTCTTCAGCCGCCTGGCCGCGCTGCTGCCCGACAATCCGCCGGCACCGGCCGATGCGCCGATGGTCGAGAAGATGACGCGCATGGGCATCGTGGCGGGCGAGCCGTTCAAGACGACCGTGCTGGAACCTTCCACCGCGCGTGCGGTGCAGGAAGGCGCGACGGCGGCGTTGACGGGCATCGCCGCGCAGGTCAAGAAGGCCGAGGCCGGCGATACCGGATGGCGGGTCTGGCATGAGGGCGGCGGGTATGGCACCGATTACGTGGCGCGCGCCACGGTGGCCATGATGGGTCCCGATCTGAATCTGCCCGAGGACGCCGTGTACCCGACCGCGCGCGCGGATGCGACGGGGCGGCCGTTCGACGGGGGCAGCCGGTACGTGCTGCACTTCGACAAGAGCCAGCTGCCGCCGGTAAAGGCGTTCTGGTCGCTGTCGCTGTACAACAGCCAGCAGGTGTTCGTGAGCAATCCGATCAACCGGTATTCGATCGGTAGCCGCGACCGGCTGCGGTACAACCGCGATGGATCGCTGGATATCTATATTCAATACGACCGGCCGGCGAACGCCGCGCAACAGGCCAACTGGCTGCCGGCGCCGCCCGATGCGTTCAACCTGATGCTGCGCGCTTACTGGCCCGATCAGGCGTTGCTGGATGGGGACTGGATACCGCCGGCAGTGCAACGGGTGAACTGA
- a CDS encoding TonB-dependent receptor family protein — protein sequence MKRITAWRRLSVLPAAALTGIAAAQSASPSASPSASTAGDPPSAVSTPEVRVLPAVTATANANGSLTAPGIARQRESLFQSAGSVGFVDAASYSDTYASNLRDVLKDAPGVYVEERYGQELRLSIRGSGIARGFHARGLDLLQDGVPTNFADGSGDYYQIDPLGLAATEIYKGGNGLAYGSTTLGGAINFTTPTALTADAPNMVRVDGGSFGTARASAQVSRQIGAFDFLANLTVNHAEGYRSHERGQYEQLNANFGYRFSPAVETRFYFGAYIVDQLLPGSLTLDQALHNPRMASASALAGDQARNTRTERLANVTSVKLDNGQLDFTSWVVHKSLYHPIFQVIDQDAWTYGFAPRYTGNFAVGGLRNQIIAGARFLGGNNDARQYVNVSGDRGAQTLNARQDAYNYEAYLEDRLYVVPTVAIMAGAKAYRSRRDYTDFGGLPASPTPRADATTYSGVNPKFGVLWEPAKHVQAFVDITRSADVPDFSDLNQTIGTTNRFVPLAQQRGWTVEAGTRGQTDRYGWDVTLYRSLVRDQLLQYTVSPDVPASTFNANKTVLQGVELGASADVLHDIVGKGDKFTVSQLWNFSDFRFDNDPVYGNNRIAGVPRHVLRTTLAYSRQQRLRVAGTIDWVPSGAYVDYANTQQVPAYVLFGVQASYELEGRARGVTLFLDARNLSNRRYISDVSTVADLRTATNTALFYPGNGRALYAGVKYKF from the coding sequence ATGAAACGAATCACAGCCTGGCGCCGCCTGTCGGTGTTGCCAGCCGCCGCGCTGACGGGCATTGCCGCCGCGCAATCCGCCAGCCCGTCCGCCAGCCCGTCCGCATCGACGGCGGGCGATCCGCCGTCGGCCGTGTCCACGCCGGAGGTCCGCGTGCTGCCTGCGGTCACCGCCACCGCGAATGCCAACGGCTCGCTCACCGCGCCGGGCATCGCGCGGCAACGCGAGTCGCTGTTCCAGTCGGCCGGCTCGGTCGGCTTCGTCGATGCGGCCTCCTATAGCGATACCTACGCCAGCAATCTGCGCGACGTGCTCAAGGACGCGCCCGGCGTCTACGTGGAAGAACGCTACGGACAGGAACTGCGGCTGTCGATCCGCGGCTCGGGCATCGCCCGCGGCTTCCATGCGCGCGGGCTCGATCTGCTGCAGGACGGCGTGCCGACCAACTTTGCCGACGGCAGCGGCGATTACTACCAGATCGATCCGCTCGGCCTCGCCGCCACGGAGATCTACAAGGGCGGCAATGGCCTCGCCTATGGCAGCACCACGCTCGGCGGCGCGATCAACTTCACCACGCCCACGGCGCTCACTGCCGACGCGCCCAACATGGTGCGCGTGGACGGCGGCAGCTTCGGCACGGCACGCGCCAGCGCGCAGGTCTCGCGCCAGATCGGCGCGTTCGACTTTCTCGCCAACCTGACCGTCAATCACGCCGAGGGTTATCGCAGCCACGAGCGCGGCCAGTACGAGCAACTGAACGCGAACTTCGGCTACCGCTTCAGCCCCGCCGTGGAAACGCGTTTCTACTTCGGCGCGTATATCGTCGATCAGCTGTTGCCCGGCTCGCTCACGCTCGATCAGGCGCTGCACAACCCCCGCATGGCCTCGGCCAGCGCGCTGGCGGGCGATCAGGCACGCAACACGCGCACCGAGCGGCTGGCCAACGTGACCAGCGTCAAGCTCGACAACGGGCAACTCGACTTCACCTCGTGGGTCGTGCACAAGAGCCTCTACCACCCGATCTTCCAGGTCATCGACCAGGACGCGTGGACCTACGGCTTTGCGCCGCGCTATACCGGCAACTTCGCGGTCGGCGGTCTGCGCAACCAGATCATTGCGGGCGCGCGCTTCCTTGGCGGCAACAACGACGCGCGCCAGTACGTGAACGTCAGCGGCGATCGCGGCGCGCAGACGCTCAATGCGCGGCAGGATGCCTACAACTACGAGGCCTACCTCGAGGACCGTCTTTACGTGGTGCCGACCGTGGCGATCATGGCCGGCGCGAAGGCCTATCGCAGCCGGCGCGACTATACGGACTTCGGCGGCCTGCCCGCGAGCCCCACACCGCGCGCGGATGCCACGACCTATAGCGGCGTGAATCCGAAGTTCGGTGTGCTATGGGAGCCCGCGAAGCACGTGCAGGCGTTCGTCGATATCACGCGCAGCGCCGATGTGCCCGACTTCTCGGACCTGAACCAGACCATCGGCACCACGAACCGCTTCGTGCCGCTGGCGCAGCAGCGCGGGTGGACGGTCGAGGCCGGCACGCGCGGACAGACCGATCGCTACGGGTGGGACGTCACGCTCTACCGCTCGCTCGTACGCGATCAGCTCTTGCAATACACGGTCAGCCCGGACGTGCCGGCGTCGACGTTCAATGCGAACAAGACGGTGCTGCAGGGCGTGGAGCTCGGCGCCAGCGCTGACGTGTTGCACGACATCGTCGGCAAGGGCGACAAGTTCACGGTGTCGCAGTTGTGGAACTTCAGCGACTTCCGCTTCGACAACGATCCGGTCTACGGCAACAACCGCATCGCGGGCGTGCCGCGGCACGTACTGCGCACGACGCTCGCGTATAGCCGGCAACAGCGGCTGCGGGTGGCGGGAACGATCGACTGGGTGCCGAGCGGGGCGTATGTCGATTACGCGAATACGCAGCAGGTGCCGGCGTATGTGCTGTTCGGCGTGCAGGCCAGCTACGAGCTCGAAGGTCGCGCGCGTGGCGTGACGCTGTTCCTCGATGCGCGCAACCTGTCGAACCGCCGTTACATCAGCGACGTGAGTACGGTTGCGGACCTGCGGACGGCGACCAATACCGCGCTGTTCTATCCGGGCAATGGCCGGGCCCTGTATGCGGGGGTGAAGTACAAGTTTTGA
- the metE gene encoding 5-methyltetrahydropteroyltriglutamate--homocysteine S-methyltransferase, which translates to MAHTHTLGFPRIGARRELKFALESFWRDGMKADAEAPLRETGAALRRRHWQLQAEHGLAHVAAGDFAWYDQVLSTTALLGALPRRFGFDAARLTLAQSFELARGNAAQPAMEMTKWFDTNYHYLVPELDADSTFDGGPSWFFDEIGEALALGHKTRPVLIGPITYLWLAKSHVAGFDRLSLLPRVVAAYQRILAQLAARGIEWVQIDEPALCTDLDARWLDACDTAYQSLGGLGIKLLLATYFGTTAPHAARVAALPVHGFHLDLVRAPGQLDAWLRVLPAQAVLSAGIIDGRNIWRTDLPAALARLRPLHDALGDRLWLAPSCSLLHVPVSLETETRLDPELRSWLAFATEKLDELRVLATALTHGEAAVAAELMASDAARQSRQSSRRVVNASVRKRLAAITPQMATRQSPFDARNALQRASLKLPPLPTTTIGSFPQTPAIRQARAAHRRGELGALAYLERMRAEITHAVRRQEALGLDVLVHGEAERNDMVEFFGEQLCGYAFTENGWVQSYGSRCVKPPVIYGDVYRPEPMTVDTTRFAQSLTERPMKGMLTGPVTMLQWSFVRDDQPRAATARQLALAIRDEVCDLEAAGIRVIQIDEPALREGLPLRASEWPAYLEWAVEAFRLSASGVADRTQIHTHMCYAEFNDILPAIAAMDADVITIETSRSAMELLEGFGAFAYPNEIGPGVYDIHSPRVPEVSAIARLLERACEVIPPERLWVNPDCGLKTRGWPETEAALTNMVAATHQLRARLAA; encoded by the coding sequence ATGGCACACACTCACACGCTCGGTTTTCCGCGCATCGGCGCGCGCCGCGAACTCAAGTTCGCGCTGGAATCGTTCTGGCGCGACGGCATGAAGGCGGACGCCGAGGCCCCGTTGCGCGAGACCGGTGCCGCATTGCGGCGCCGCCACTGGCAACTGCAGGCCGAGCACGGCCTCGCCCATGTCGCGGCCGGCGACTTCGCGTGGTACGACCAGGTCCTGTCGACAACGGCGCTGCTCGGCGCGTTGCCCCGCCGTTTCGGTTTCGATGCCGCGCGGCTGACGCTGGCGCAATCCTTCGAACTGGCGCGCGGCAACGCGGCGCAGCCCGCGATGGAAATGACCAAATGGTTCGACACGAACTACCACTACCTCGTGCCGGAACTCGATGCGGACAGTACGTTCGACGGCGGGCCATCGTGGTTCTTCGATGAGATCGGCGAAGCCCTGGCGCTCGGGCACAAGACGCGCCCCGTACTGATCGGCCCCATCACCTACCTGTGGCTGGCCAAGAGCCATGTCGCCGGCTTCGATCGGCTGTCGCTGCTGCCACGCGTCGTGGCCGCGTACCAGCGCATCCTCGCGCAGCTTGCCGCGCGCGGCATCGAATGGGTCCAGATCGACGAGCCCGCGCTGTGCACGGACCTCGACGCGCGCTGGCTCGATGCCTGCGACACGGCTTACCAGTCGCTCGGCGGCCTCGGCATCAAGCTCTTGCTCGCCACCTACTTCGGCACGACCGCCCCGCATGCCGCGCGCGTGGCCGCGCTCCCCGTGCACGGTTTTCACCTCGACCTCGTACGCGCGCCCGGGCAACTCGATGCATGGCTGCGCGTGCTGCCCGCGCAGGCGGTGCTCTCGGCCGGCATCATCGACGGCCGCAATATCTGGCGCACCGACCTGCCCGCGGCGCTCGCACGGCTGCGGCCGTTGCACGATGCGCTAGGCGATCGACTCTGGCTGGCCCCGTCGTGTTCGCTGCTGCATGTGCCGGTCTCGCTCGAGACCGAAACGCGCCTCGATCCGGAACTGCGGTCGTGGCTCGCATTCGCCACCGAGAAGCTTGACGAACTGCGCGTGCTGGCCACGGCGCTGACGCACGGCGAGGCCGCCGTCGCCGCGGAACTGATGGCGTCGGATGCCGCGCGCCAGTCGCGGCAATCCTCGCGGCGCGTCGTCAATGCCTCGGTGCGCAAGCGCCTTGCCGCCATCACGCCGCAGATGGCCACGCGCCAGAGTCCGTTCGACGCGCGCAACGCGCTGCAGCGCGCATCGCTCAAGCTGCCGCCGCTGCCAACCACGACCATCGGCTCGTTTCCGCAAACGCCGGCCATCCGTCAGGCGCGTGCCGCGCACCGGCGCGGCGAGCTTGGCGCGCTGGCCTACCTCGAACGCATGCGCGCGGAAATCACGCACGCCGTGCGCAGGCAGGAGGCACTAGGGCTCGATGTGCTCGTGCATGGCGAGGCCGAGCGTAACGACATGGTCGAGTTCTTCGGCGAGCAGCTGTGCGGCTATGCGTTCACGGAGAACGGCTGGGTCCAGAGCTACGGTTCGCGCTGCGTGAAGCCGCCCGTGATCTATGGCGACGTCTACCGCCCCGAACCGATGACCGTCGATACCACGCGCTTCGCCCAGTCCCTGACCGAGCGTCCGATGAAGGGCATGCTGACGGGCCCCGTCACGATGCTCCAGTGGTCGTTCGTGCGCGACGATCAGCCCCGGGCGGCCACGGCGCGCCAGCTCGCGCTCGCCATTCGCGACGAGGTCTGCGACCTCGAGGCGGCCGGCATCCGCGTGATCCAGATCGACGAGCCCGCGCTGCGTGAAGGCTTGCCGCTACGCGCGTCGGAGTGGCCCGCGTATCTCGAATGGGCGGTGGAAGCCTTCCGGCTGTCCGCGTCGGGCGTCGCGGACCGGACGCAGATCCATACGCATATGTGCTATGCCGAGTTCAACGATATCCTGCCCGCCATCGCGGCGATGGACGCCGACGTCATCACGATCGAGACGTCGCGTTCCGCCATGGAGCTGCTCGAGGGCTTTGGCGCGTTCGCCTACCCCAACGAGATCGGGCCCGGTGTCTACGACATCCACTCGCCGCGCGTTCCCGAGGTGTCGGCCATCGCGCGGCTGCTCGAGCGCGCGTGCGAAGTGATTCCGCCGGAACGGCTGTGGGTCAATCCGGACTGCGGGCTCAAGACGCGCGGCTGGCCGGAAACCGAGGCCGCGCTGACGAACATGGTCGCGGCCACGCATCAGTTGCGCGCACGCCTCGCGGCGTAG
- a CDS encoding ABC transporter permease, with protein sequence MRLEARTSVSRLALFGAPFGAIVVTLAVCALLVAWAGAPVGRAYLLLLEGGFGSRFAWSETLTRATPLMLTGLAVAVAFRTRLFNIGAEGQLYLGALAAVAVGGQVDGGMPAWVGSLPEAAQVWVLFAAMVAAGMIAGALLLLVPAMLKLRLGVDEVVTTLLLNFIVLLLVSMMLDGPMKDPLAMGWPQSVALVPELELSRLMERSRVHSGLIGAVLLAVVVWAINRFTVFGLQMRAVGANARAAAFAGMPVARVTVLAALLSGALAGLAGVVEVAGRTGYLTLDISPGYGYAGVVIAMLAGLHPLGVVAASIFVAGILVGADGMSRAVNVPNTIADVIVAVALISMLVATMLARYRVRFDGIRFNRSGRAG encoded by the coding sequence ATGCGGCTTGAGGCAAGAACTTCCGTTTCGCGGCTGGCGCTGTTCGGCGCGCCGTTCGGGGCGATCGTCGTCACGCTGGCCGTCTGCGCGCTGCTGGTCGCGTGGGCCGGCGCACCTGTGGGCCGCGCCTATCTGCTGCTGCTCGAGGGCGGTTTCGGCTCGCGCTTCGCGTGGTCGGAAACGCTGACGCGCGCGACGCCGCTGATGCTGACCGGCCTGGCCGTGGCGGTCGCCTTCCGGACGCGGCTGTTCAATATCGGCGCCGAAGGGCAGCTTTATCTAGGCGCGCTGGCCGCGGTGGCGGTGGGCGGACAGGTCGATGGCGGTATGCCGGCATGGGTGGGCTCGCTGCCGGAGGCGGCGCAGGTGTGGGTGCTGTTCGCCGCGATGGTGGCGGCCGGCATGATTGCCGGCGCGTTGCTGCTGCTGGTGCCGGCCATGCTCAAGCTGCGCCTCGGCGTGGACGAGGTGGTGACCACGCTGCTGCTCAACTTCATCGTGCTGCTGCTGGTGTCGATGATGCTGGACGGCCCCATGAAGGATCCGCTCGCGATGGGCTGGCCGCAGTCGGTCGCACTGGTGCCCGAGCTCGAACTGTCGCGCCTGATGGAGCGGTCCCGCGTGCATAGCGGGCTGATCGGCGCGGTGCTGCTGGCCGTGGTGGTCTGGGCCATCAACCGCTTTACCGTGTTCGGCCTGCAAATGCGCGCGGTGGGCGCCAATGCGCGCGCGGCCGCATTCGCGGGCATGCCCGTGGCGCGCGTGACCGTGCTGGCGGCATTGCTGTCGGGCGCGCTGGCGGGCCTTGCCGGCGTGGTCGAGGTGGCCGGCCGCACGGGCTACCTGACACTCGATATCTCGCCCGGCTACGGCTACGCGGGCGTGGTCATTGCGATGCTGGCAGGGCTCCATCCGCTGGGCGTGGTGGCTGCCTCGATCTTCGTGGCGGGTATCCTGGTGGGCGCCGACGGCATGAGCCGCGCGGTGAACGTCCCTAATACCATCGCCGACGTGATCGTCGCGGTGGCACTGATCTCGATGCTGGTGGCGACGATGCTCGCGCGATATCGCGTCCGCTTCGACGGTATCCGTTTCAACCGCAGCGGGAGGGCCGGGTAA